In the genome of Anabas testudineus chromosome 4, fAnaTes1.2, whole genome shotgun sequence, one region contains:
- the plekhb2 gene encoding pleckstrin homology domain-containing family B member 2, which produces MAMVKSGWLHRQSTILRRWKRNWFDLWADGRLVFYNDQQRHDMEDDIHMRVDCINIRSSAACQELNPPEGKMRDALLQIVCRDGRVISLCADSADDALAWTMALQDARINMIAAPQIGFAQEVMASAPPPYSEYAQQPQVYAPGPYGEYVAPPPYATQIVYTADGQPYTVAYPHQYQGGYPSPGVNHVIIQERQRDNGGDVALSMLAGAATGLAIGSLFSVF; this is translated from the exons ATGGCTATGGTGAAGAGCGGTTGGCTCCATCGACAAA GTACCATATTACGTCGGTGGAAAAGAAACTGGTTTGACTTGTGGGCTGATGGACGACTTGTGTTCTACAATGATCAACAACGACATGACATGGAGGATGACATCCACATGAGGGTCGACTGCATCAACATCCGCAGCAGTGCTGCATGTCAAG AGCTGAACCCGCCAGAGGGGAAGATGCGTGATGCCTTGCTCCAGATAGTGTGCAGAGATGGACGAGTCATCAGCTTGTGTGCAGACAGTGCAGATGATGCTCT GGCATGGACCATGGCACTTCAGGATGCCAGAATTAAt atgatTGCTGCTCCTCAGATTGGTTTTGCGCAGGAAGTGATGGCATCTGCCCCTCCCCCTTACTCTGAATATGCTCAGCAACCACAG gtGTATGCACCAGGCCCATATGGAGAATATGTTGCACCTCCCCCATATGCTACACAGATTGTGTACACCGCTGATGGGCAACCCTACACTGTAGCTTATCCTCACCAGTACCAAG gtGGGTACCCATCTCCTGGAGTGAACCATGTTATTATTCAGGAGCGTCAACGCGACAACGGTGGGGATGTGGCTTTGAGCATGCTCGCTGGAGCGGCCACGGGTTTGGCAATTGGTTCTCTCTTTTCCGTCTTCTAG
- the ing5a gene encoding inhibitor of growth protein 5a, whose protein sequence is MATAIYLEHYLDSIENLPCELQRNFTLMRDLDNRTEEKKNEIDKLAEEYIANVKNLASEQRVEHLQKIQNAYSKCKEFSDDKVQLAMQTYEMVDKHIRRLDADLARFENELKEKLEVSSFESTEGRGLKKGDSRGLREKRASRGRGRKGSDEDSPRKKKMKNSPDLSDTLLPMQPSDVLDMPVDPNEPTYCLCHQVSYGEMIGCDNPDCPIEWFHFACVDLATKPKGKWFCPRCTQDRKKK, encoded by the exons ATGGCGACGGCTATATACTTGGAACATTATCTTGACA GTATTGAAAATCTACCATGTGAGCTACAGAGAAACTTCACTTTGATGCGTGACCTGGACAATAGGACTGAAG aaaagaaaaacgaGATTGACAAACTGGCTGAAGAGTACATAGCAAATGTGAAGAACCTGGCGTCAGAACAGAGAGTGGAGCACCTGCAAAAGATCCAAAATGCCTACAGCAAGTGTAAAGAGTTCAGTGATGACAAAGTCCAGCTCGCAATGCAGACGTACGAGATG GTGGACAAACACATCCGCAGACTGGATGCGGACCTTGCACGTTTTGAAAATGAGCTGAAGGAGAAGCTGGAAGTGAGCAGCTTTGAAAGTACAGAAGGAAGAGGACTGAAAA AAGGTGATTCCCGTGGGTTGAGAGAGAAGCGTGCATCAaggggaagaggaaggaaaggatcTGATGAAGATTCtcccagaaagaaaaagatgaaaaacag CCCAGACTTGAGTGACACACTCCTGCCTATGCAGCCATCAGATGTTTTGGACATGCCCGTTGATCCCAATGAGCCTACGTACTGTTTGTGCCATCAGGTGTCATATGGAGAGATGATTGGATGTGATAACCCAGAT TGTCCGATTGAGTGGTTTCACTTTGCTTGTGTTGATCTTGCCACCAAACCCAAAGGAAAATG gTTTTGTCCGAGATGCACCcaagacaggaagaaaaaataa
- the pigx gene encoding phosphatidylinositol-glycan biosynthesis class X protein — translation MYFVLFSVLAYLSPCYCLIGKDENESHCGLLKQWLGSASVSVQIGKKGFHRELETTVELSPDVIHEVRVLLIHRCPSGVYVDPYQLASLSHKRDWQILLDSAIDLEVPAHKTSGFVAYVYSTLDGPTPKQLKITIPIHGRYSEPSFDGKTFTSVKIEPPELLLRTDKCMEIDELEPYTVMDAPCTADNSSMCSWVKMHHQQEHGAVILQFPVGDGSLVMPVCGGTLLVTLICCVALCKYMWKHKI, via the exons atgtattttgtactgttctctgtgttggCCTATTTATCGCCATGTTACTGTTTAATCGGAAAGG ATGAGAATGAGAGTCATTGTGGTCTCTTGAAGCAGTGGCTTGGATCTGCATCAGTGTCAGTGCAGATTGGCAAAAAGGGGTTCCACAG gGAGCTGGAAACCACTGTTGAGCTCAGCCCTGATGTGATCCATGAGGTCAGAGTTTTGCTGATTCATAGATGCCCCAGTGGAGTTTATGTTGATCCATACCAACTTGCATCTCTGAGTCATAAAAGGGATTGGCAA ATATTATTAGATTCAGCCATTGATCTAGAGGTTCCTGCTCACAAGACTTCAGGATTTGTGGCCTATGTGTATTCTACCCTTGATGGACCAACTCctaaacaactgaaaataacaaTTCCAATACATGGCCGCTACAGTGAGCCCTCTTTTGATGGgaaaacatttacatctgtGAAGATAGAAcctccagagctgctgctgcggACTGACAAAT GTATGGAGATTGATGAGTTGGAGCCTTATACTGTCATGGATGCTCCCTGCACTGCCGACAATTCAAGCATGTGTTCATGGGTTAAAATGCACCATCAGCAG GAGCATGGTGCCGTGATTTTACAGTTTCCAGTTGGTGATGGGTCTTTGGTGATGCCTGTATGCGGTGGAACTCTTCTGGTCACACTGATCTGCTGTGTGGCACTGTGCAAATACATGTGGAAACATAAAATCTAA
- the LOC113152245 gene encoding vacuolar protein sorting-associated protein 4B-like: protein MAGGNLQKAIDLASKAAEEDKAKNYLEALRCYQQAVQYFLHVVKYEAQGDRAKQSIRAKCADYLDRAEQLKEYLSKKEKAPPAKPVKESGDKGNESDEGDDPEKKKFQNQLSGAIVMEKPNIKWDDVAGLEGAKEALKEAVILPIKFPHLFTGKRTPWRGILLFGPPGTGKSYLAKAVATEANNSTFFSISSSDLVSKWLGESEKLVKNLFSLAREHKPSIIFIDEVDSLCGSRSENESEAARRIKTEFLVQMQGVGNDNEGILVLGATNIPWTLDSAIRRRFEKRIYIPLPEEHARSSMFKLHLGSTPNSLTDADFITLGKKTEGYSGADISIIVRDALMQPVRKVQSATHFKKVRGSQWNKPDVVVEDLLTPCSPGEPNAVEMTWMDVPGEKLLEPVVSMADMLRSLTNTKPTVNEQDLEKLKKFTEDFGQEG from the exons ATGGCTGGTGGTAATTTACAG AAAGCTATAGATCTCGCCAGCAAAGCTGCAGAGGAGGACAAAGCCAAAAACTACCTAGAGGCCCTCAGATGTTATCAGCAAGCTGTGCAGTACTTCCTACATGTTGTCAAGT ATGAGGCCCAGGGCGATCGAGCCAAACAGAGCATCAGGGCCAAGTGTGCCGACTACCTGGACAGAGCCGAGCAGCTGAAGGAATATCTGAGCAAGAAGGAGAAGGCTCCTCCGGCCAAACCTGTCAAAGAGTCTGGTGACAAAGG AAACGAAAGCGATGAAGGGGACGacccagagaagaagaagttccaaAATCAGCTCTCAG GCGCCATTGTCATGGAAAAGCCAAACATTAAGTGGGACGATGTAGCTGGACTCGAGGGAGCCAAAGAGGCCTTAAAAGAAGCCGTCATCCTGCCCATCAAATTTCCTCATCTGTTCACAG gaaAGCGAACTCCTTGGCGGGGGATCCTCCTTTTTGGTCCTCCAGGAACAGGGAAGTCATACCTGGCCAAGGCGGTGGCCACAGAAGCCAACAACTCCACCTTcttttccatctcctcctccgACCTTGTGTCCAAGTGGTTGGGCGAAAGTGAAAA GCTGGTGAAGAACCTGTTCAGTTTAGCGCGAGAACACAAACCGTCAATCATTTTCATAGACGAGGTCGACTCCCTGTGTGGCTCCAGGAGCGAGAACGAGAGCGAAGCGGCGCGCAGAATCAAGACAGAGTTCCTCGTCCAGATGCAGG GTGTTGGAAATGATAACGAGGGAATCCTGGTCCTGGGAGCAACAAACATCCCATGGACCTTAGACTCAGCTATCAGGAGAAG GTTTGAAAAGCGAATCTACATTCCTCTGCCCGAGGAGCACGCCCGCTCCTCCATGTTCAAACTGCATCTTGGCTCCACCCCCAACAGTTTGACCGATGCAGACTTCATCACTTTGGGCAAGAAGACAGAGGGCTACTCTGGGGCGGACATCAGTATTATTGTCAGAGACGCCCTCATGCAGCCTGTCAGGAAGGTCCAGTCAGCCACTCACTTCAAAAAG GTCCGGGGGTCACAATGGAACAAACCCGACGTTGTGGTGGAGGATCTGCTGACTCCATGCTCACCAGGAGAACCTAACGCCGTAGAGATGACGTGGATGGATGTACCTGGGGAGAAACTTTTAGAGCCAGTTGTGTCCATG GCTGACATGCTGAGATCACTGACAAACACTAAGCCCACAGTGAACGAGCAGGACCTGGAGAAACTGAAGAAGTTTACTGAAGATTTTGGCCAAGAGGGCTAA
- the cep19 gene encoding centrosomal protein of 19 kDa has translation MPFEAKRCGVQFSPPSIVLLYEHKETKKVRKRIIPVRNFSKYSDCSMAAERLKNHPRHRDYLDSVSQSQLEKLHIILRDHMQGFSLEHSLASFRLDPDEDLNKLSDEELARKKGQMDKLFEKNRRHKDDPNFVYDLEVDFIKSTQERCSWDESDDGF, from the exons ATGCCTTTCGAAGCAAAGCGATGTGGGGTGCAGTTCAGCCCTCCCTCCATAGTTTTACTTTATGAACACAAGGAAACCAAGAAGGTGCGAAAAAGAATAATACCTGTCCGGAACTTTTCAAAGTATTCTG ACTGCAGCATGGCTGCTGAAAGGCTGAAGAACCACCCTCGACACAGGGACTACCTGGATAGTGTGTCCCAGAGCCAGCTGGAGAAGCTTCATATCATCCTAAGAGATCATATGCAGGGCTTCAGCCTGGAGCACAGCTTGGCCTCATTCCGCCTGGACCCCGATGAAGATCTGAACAAACTGAGTGATGAGGAGCTGGCTCGCAAGAAGGGCCAAATGGACAAGCTGTTTGAGAAGAACCGCAGACACAAGGACGATCCTAACTTTGTTTATGACCTGGAAGTGGACTTCATCAAGTCCACCCAAGAAAGGTGCAGCTGGGATGAGTCTGATGATGGATTTTAA